A region from the Gemmatimonadota bacterium genome encodes:
- a CDS encoding tetratricopeptide repeat protein codes for MSSTIKLKDEARSFEQQEDWGRAIELYRRALEQEAGDAELGLYNRIGDLYLRLGEPASAVEYYVNAADKYAEAGFLNNAIALCNKALRYEPERIPLYEKLGRLCAEQGFLTDARRWILEYAERLVGAGQMDQSLAALQEFAELSQDADVWAQLGRQYAALERSQEALGAFGQAARGYLDTGQPDLAEEVAETARELNPAFEPAAAPVPGEQEEWAADPSSLDPEALARPYEADLAQDTSEVEESVPEESDGPAVADLALESSGPEAEDVAAGLEASPLETMEEHGAGDFAAPSHDAPGEPLETTYEPAVAEPVDVEEAGPLPLLGDEPPMAMPEWTDVAVGGVADEDAPAASDEVDAYTVPIVADAEDAVEPEAYEAPDARDDMGFSTPIIVDDLPDPADAVLERATASDDDYAAEADSDPLAGLPTLTDEPEDAADTVPEEFLAPRTPEDRARGLIEEGREDDALDILEHAAGAAEERDATREALRLAEFMVELAPRSVRALRLRAEAAQRANDRDRLIPAYMALADRLHETGDPEAARGYYELVVDLDPGHAEARGALAPDGAAQGGDYVDLAELVGGDAEDTTRFVVEEEAPSGDEDQDFHEMLSQFRSKVTEHVAVEDTASHYDLGIAFKEMGLLDEAIAEFQTALRFGTVRLKVYEELGQCFMEKGDFTIAEKLLRQGTAEPASDPTELLGVNYHLGRCYEELGRPGDARDAYERVLSLDIDFEDVSERLARL; via the coding sequence ATGAGTTCCACGATCAAGCTGAAGGACGAGGCCAGGAGCTTCGAACAGCAAGAGGACTGGGGCCGGGCCATCGAGCTCTATCGGCGCGCGCTCGAGCAGGAGGCGGGAGACGCCGAGCTCGGCCTGTACAATCGCATCGGTGATCTCTACCTGCGGCTCGGCGAGCCGGCCTCCGCGGTCGAGTACTACGTCAACGCCGCGGACAAGTACGCCGAGGCGGGTTTTTTGAACAACGCCATAGCGCTCTGCAACAAGGCGCTTCGCTACGAGCCGGAACGGATCCCGCTCTACGAGAAGCTCGGCCGGCTCTGTGCCGAGCAAGGCTTTTTGACGGACGCGCGCCGGTGGATCCTGGAGTACGCGGAGCGCCTGGTCGGGGCGGGCCAGATGGACCAGTCGCTGGCCGCGCTGCAGGAGTTCGCCGAGCTGTCGCAGGACGCCGACGTGTGGGCGCAACTGGGGCGGCAGTACGCCGCGCTGGAGCGTTCGCAAGAGGCGCTGGGCGCGTTCGGGCAGGCCGCCCGTGGCTACCTGGACACGGGACAGCCGGACCTGGCGGAGGAGGTGGCCGAAACGGCTCGCGAGTTGAATCCGGCGTTCGAGCCGGCTGCTGCACCCGTCCCGGGTGAGCAGGAGGAATGGGCGGCCGACCCGTCTTCGCTGGACCCGGAGGCTCTGGCGCGGCCGTACGAGGCCGACCTCGCACAGGACACGTCCGAGGTGGAGGAGTCGGTCCCGGAGGAATCGGACGGACCGGCCGTCGCCGACCTGGCGCTGGAGTCGAGCGGCCCCGAGGCGGAGGACGTGGCGGCAGGCCTGGAGGCCTCGCCGCTGGAGACCATGGAGGAGCACGGTGCCGGCGACTTTGCCGCGCCGTCCCACGACGCTCCCGGTGAGCCGCTCGAGACTACGTACGAGCCTGCCGTCGCCGAGCCTGTCGACGTCGAGGAGGCCGGCCCGCTCCCGCTCCTGGGGGACGAGCCGCCCATGGCGATGCCCGAGTGGACCGACGTGGCCGTGGGCGGGGTCGCCGACGAGGATGCGCCCGCGGCCTCGGATGAGGTCGACGCCTATACTGTGCCGATAGTCGCTGACGCCGAAGATGCGGTGGAGCCCGAGGCCTACGAGGCGCCCGACGCTCGCGACGACATGGGCTTCAGCACCCCCATCATCGTCGACGACCTGCCCGACCCGGCCGACGCCGTGCTGGAACGGGCAACGGCGTCCGACGATGATTACGCGGCCGAGGCGGACAGCGATCCGTTGGCCGGCCTGCCCACGCTTACGGACGAGCCGGAGGACGCCGCAGACACCGTACCCGAAGAGTTCCTGGCTCCTAGAACCCCCGAAGACAGGGCCCGCGGCCTGATCGAAGAGGGCCGCGAGGACGACGCTCTCGACATCCTGGAGCACGCCGCGGGCGCGGCTGAGGAGCGGGACGCCACGCGCGAGGCGCTGCGGCTGGCGGAGTTCATGGTGGAGCTCGCCCCACGTAGCGTGCGCGCCCTGCGACTGCGCGCCGAAGCCGCCCAGCGGGCGAACGATCGAGATCGGCTGATCCCGGCCTACATGGCGCTCGCGGACCGCCTGCACGAGACGGGTGACCCCGAAGCGGCGCGCGGCTACTACGAGCTCGTGGTCGATCTGGATCCGGGTCACGCCGAGGCGCGCGGCGCTCTGGCGCCGGACGGCGCTGCGCAGGGAGGCGACTACGTCGACCTCGCGGAGCTCGTGGGAGGGGACGCCGAGGACACCACGCGATTCGTCGTCGAGGAAGAAGCGCCGTCCGGAGACGAGGACCAGGACTTCCACGAGATGCTCTCGCAGTTCCGGTCCAAGGTCACCGAGCACGTCGCGGTGGAGGATACCGCGAGCCATTACGACCTGGGCATCGCGTTCAAGGAGATGGGGCTTCTGGACGAGGCCATAGCCGAATTCCAGACCGCGCTGCGCTTCGGGACGGTGCGGCTCAAGGTGTACGAAGAACTGGGCCAGTGCTTCATGGAGAAGGGGGATTTCACGATCGCTGAGAAACTCCTGCGTCAGGGGACGGCCGAGCCGGCCTCGGACCCCACCGAGCTGCTCGGCGTGAACTACCACCTGGGCCGCTGTTACGAGGAGTTGGGGAGGCCAGGTGACGCGCGCGATGCGTACGAGCGAGTGCTGTCACTCGACATCGACTTCGAGGACGTATCCGAAAGGCTGGCGCGGCTTTGA
- a CDS encoding polyprenyl synthetase family protein — protein MLRTVPSGLAAIQDPVREVLESVVREMRRIAVSDYRPLSEVGDYILLKRGKLFRPTLVLLASQAEGGDLADARTVAALVELVHLATLVHDDAVDHSVMRRGMPTVNALWNHRTAIIMGDFLYSRSVSELSDLGDMERIGVLARAANRMSVGELRALHSADALDLSEEAYYRLIAAKTASLIAASCELGSLCGGGANRETLRRFGHDLGMAFQIVDDVIDYTATERATGKPSGHDLREHKVTLPLIEALPEMSDAERNTIEGFFADPEPTDDGIEEVISLVTARGGVDRAKRRAEEYGRRASASLADVPPGAPAEALGLAVSYVVGRRS, from the coding sequence ATGCTGAGGACCGTCCCGTCGGGGCTGGCCGCGATTCAGGACCCCGTCCGGGAAGTCCTCGAAAGCGTCGTGCGGGAGATGCGGCGCATCGCGGTGTCGGACTACCGGCCTCTGTCCGAGGTCGGGGACTACATCCTGCTGAAGCGGGGCAAGCTCTTCAGACCGACGCTCGTTCTGCTCGCGAGTCAGGCCGAGGGCGGAGATCTGGCCGACGCCCGCACGGTCGCAGCGCTGGTCGAACTCGTCCACCTCGCCACGCTGGTTCACGACGACGCCGTCGACCATTCCGTCATGCGTCGGGGCATGCCGACGGTCAACGCGCTCTGGAATCATCGGACGGCGATCATCATGGGCGACTTCCTGTACAGCCGTTCGGTGAGCGAACTGTCCGATCTGGGCGACATGGAGCGGATCGGGGTGCTCGCGAGGGCCGCGAACCGCATGAGCGTTGGCGAGCTACGGGCGCTGCACTCGGCGGACGCGCTGGACCTGTCCGAAGAAGCCTACTACCGGTTGATCGCGGCCAAGACGGCCTCGTTGATCGCGGCCTCTTGCGAACTGGGTTCGCTGTGCGGTGGCGGCGCGAACCGGGAAACGCTGAGGCGGTTCGGCCACGACCTGGGCATGGCTTTCCAGATCGTGGACGACGTGATCGACTATACCGCCACGGAGAGGGCCACCGGCAAGCCCAGCGGCCACGACCTCCGGGAGCACAAGGTCACCCTCCCGCTGATCGAAGCGTTGCCGGAGATGTCCGACGCCGAGCGGAACACGATCGAGGGCTTCTTCGCCGATCCCGAGCCCACCGATGACGGGATCGAAGAGGTCATTTCACTGGTGACCGCCAGGGGCGGCGTCGATCGAGCGAAGAGGCGCGCCGAGGAATACGGTCGCAGGGCCAGCGCCTCGCTGGCCGACGTGCCGCCCGGAGCGCCGGCGGAGGCGCTCGGCCTGGCCGTGTCCTACGTCGTCGGCAGGCGTTCCTGA
- the tatA gene encoding twin-arginine translocase TatA/TatE family subunit translates to MPFGLGPTELIVILLIVLLVFGAKRLPEIGASLGKGIREFKSSVSEIQADVAKATEPERREVQPNQVRPSVAPPAASEPVRPAEPQAAEPTSPEADA, encoded by the coding sequence ATGCCATTCGGTCTCGGCCCTACCGAGCTGATCGTCATTCTGCTGATCGTACTGCTCGTGTTCGGGGCCAAGCGATTGCCGGAAATCGGAGCGTCTCTCGGCAAGGGCATTCGGGAGTTCAAGAGTTCCGTTTCCGAGATTCAGGCGGACGTGGCGAAAGCCACGGAGCCCGAGCGTAGGGAGGTTCAGCCCAATCAGGTGCGACCCTCGGTCGCGCCCCCGGCGGCTTCGGAGCCGGTCCGTCCCGCCGAGCCGCAGGCCGCGGAGCCGACGAGTCCCGAGGCCGACGCTTAG
- a CDS encoding peptidylprolyl isomerase — MVMNKMREWTKWIMVVTALAFVALMVFEWGMDASGQTAAGLGGGEMGKVNGDPISYEVWIPTYQLLYDRRQQAQARPLTSAQAREIEDETWEQLISQVLIRQELQRRDIDVSADEVRQAARFAPPPDFRTNALFQTDGRFDLTKYHDYLSSPAVDPRLLAQLEAYYRDRIPQSKLLQQLSTGVFLSDGELWTDYRDRNEAVQIEYVLVEPGRLVTGDRINVTEDDVAEYYREHREDFREAASAELRIASVDKTPAAADTAAALARAQAARQEIVDGADFGEVATRESSDVVSAQAGGSLGSFNRGDMAPAFDEAVFAQPVGEVGEPILSRFGYHVIEVTERDGDEASARHILVPIELGPDAEDQLLIVADSLEELGENMPLDSAAARLGLSARTVVIAADRPTAPGYGPLDEAADWVFVDPESDEIPVSPVFENDGIFYMVEILDEREDGVRPLDDVADRIRTQLAAAQRLELAMADAAQLVQRARDAGSLQVLADDDYQIASAGPFTRLDFVSGLGQATQAIGGAFGLQEGAIGGPFETDGRLALVRLVARTEADRAQWESQKDLQRARASQIRRQGIVTAYLNDLRDEARIVDNREAVLRPADTDQGIQGGLFGS; from the coding sequence ATGGTGATGAACAAGATGCGCGAGTGGACCAAGTGGATCATGGTCGTCACGGCCCTCGCGTTCGTGGCACTGATGGTGTTCGAGTGGGGCATGGACGCCAGCGGGCAAACCGCGGCCGGTCTGGGCGGCGGCGAGATGGGAAAGGTCAACGGCGACCCGATCTCCTACGAGGTGTGGATCCCGACGTATCAGCTTCTGTACGACCGCCGCCAGCAGGCTCAGGCGCGGCCTCTCACTTCGGCGCAGGCGCGCGAGATCGAAGACGAGACGTGGGAGCAGCTCATCTCGCAGGTGCTCATCAGGCAGGAGTTGCAGCGCCGAGACATCGACGTCAGCGCCGATGAGGTCCGGCAGGCGGCCAGGTTCGCGCCGCCGCCCGATTTCCGTACGAACGCGCTCTTCCAAACCGACGGGCGCTTCGACCTGACCAAGTATCACGACTACCTGTCCTCTCCGGCCGTGGACCCCCGGCTGCTCGCCCAGCTCGAGGCCTACTACCGAGACCGGATTCCTCAGTCCAAGCTCCTGCAGCAACTTTCCACGGGGGTTTTCCTCTCCGACGGCGAGCTGTGGACGGACTACCGCGACAGGAACGAGGCGGTACAGATCGAATACGTCCTGGTCGAGCCCGGGCGACTCGTGACCGGCGACCGCATCAACGTGACGGAGGACGACGTAGCCGAATACTACCGCGAGCACCGCGAGGACTTTCGGGAGGCGGCGTCGGCCGAGTTGCGCATAGCGTCGGTGGACAAGACGCCTGCGGCCGCGGACACGGCCGCGGCGTTGGCGCGCGCCCAGGCGGCGCGCCAGGAGATCGTGGACGGCGCCGACTTCGGGGAGGTAGCCACGCGCGAGTCTTCGGATGTCGTGTCCGCGCAGGCGGGCGGAAGCCTCGGTTCGTTCAACCGTGGAGACATGGCACCCGCGTTCGACGAGGCCGTCTTCGCACAGCCGGTGGGAGAGGTCGGCGAGCCCATCCTTTCCCGCTTCGGCTACCACGTGATCGAGGTCACCGAGCGCGACGGCGACGAGGCCAGCGCGCGGCACATCCTCGTCCCCATCGAGCTCGGCCCGGATGCGGAGGATCAGCTCCTCATCGTGGCCGATTCACTGGAGGAGTTGGGGGAAAACATGCCGCTCGACTCGGCCGCCGCGCGCCTGGGGCTGTCCGCGCGCACGGTGGTAATCGCCGCCGATCGCCCCACCGCACCGGGGTACGGGCCGTTGGACGAGGCAGCAGACTGGGTGTTCGTGGATCCGGAGAGCGACGAGATCCCGGTCAGCCCCGTGTTCGAGAACGACGGCATCTTCTACATGGTCGAGATATTGGACGAGCGCGAGGATGGCGTCAGGCCGCTGGACGATGTCGCCGACCGCATCAGGACCCAACTGGCCGCCGCGCAGAGGCTGGAGCTCGCTATGGCGGACGCCGCGCAGCTGGTCCAGCGGGCGCGCGACGCTGGCAGCCTCCAGGTTCTGGCGGATGACGACTACCAGATAGCGAGCGCGGGTCCCTTCACCCGCCTCGACTTCGTGTCGGGCCTGGGGCAGGCCACGCAGGCCATCGGCGGCGCCTTCGGACTCCAGGAAGGGGCGATAGGCGGTCCCTTCGAGACCGACGGCCGGCTCGCGCTGGTCCGGCTCGTTGCGCGCACGGAGGCCGATCGAGCCCAGTGGGAGTCCCAGAAGGATCTCCAGCGGGCCCGGGCGTCACAGATTCGCCGGCAAGGGATCGTAACCGCCTACCTCAACGACCTGCGCGATGAGGCCAGAATCGTGGACAATCGGGAGGCGGTCCTACGCCCCGCCGACACGGATCAGGGGATCCAGGGCGGTCTGTTCGGAAGCTAG
- a CDS encoding tetratricopeptide repeat protein has translation MAAAKNDEIARLEALYAANPRGRVFTHLAEAHRKKGDPERAREILRSGMRDHPDYPSAHVVLGRVLEDVGDETGARDAFQRVIELDPHNMIALRRLAESADRDGRADEALPHWVALQALDPGDEQAAARVAALSEQPDEVEHEPTPAEVDEGPIDDLVAFDGWGDPEAAREEPLAESVLDAPGEGLSLVDLDEADLSLTVDDSTLEAPTLDPEPISAAWPDLADPDAAGGEGQELSGVETETLADLYAAQGLHARAAAVYRRLLERSPMDARLQAKLYEAEARVVGGASEPVRPEWGEIHRQTAAPDVELAAGPQEVEAVSAEDAEVDVGAEFEVGVAESEAATDRVELETPEDAPDDRLDEPTFADPHAYGLDEETELGAAWVEPGALGDEDAPSAEPDPVDGIAVDATADEGGEPGALWTGEDFGGTAFEVDGNGPDLAAEVAGGVDETPQAAEAEGGEPEEPGEDAPLEEAALSAALAGALGTEEVRIRDELRGLIAWSKPAQGAPEADAPAPVAEAERAPAVEEVRPPPADASAARGPATLAPVDLDAEPWADSPSSLDIAGGDSILELGEADLVRSSGPADTGSPQEEDGEIGEIARSLLDASVEPTADEAAESAGSEDDEEVEVFRSWLRSLKK, from the coding sequence ATGGCCGCAGCGAAAAACGACGAGATCGCGCGACTGGAGGCGTTGTACGCGGCGAACCCGCGTGGTCGCGTCTTTACCCACCTCGCTGAAGCCCACCGCAAGAAGGGCGATCCCGAGCGCGCGCGTGAGATTCTTCGCTCGGGCATGCGCGACCACCCCGATTACCCCAGTGCCCATGTAGTGCTCGGCAGGGTGCTGGAGGATGTGGGAGACGAGACCGGCGCGCGAGACGCCTTCCAGCGGGTCATCGAACTCGACCCCCACAACATGATCGCGCTGCGCAGACTCGCCGAGTCGGCTGACCGGGATGGGCGCGCGGATGAGGCGTTGCCGCATTGGGTGGCCTTGCAGGCGCTGGACCCCGGCGACGAACAAGCGGCCGCCAGAGTCGCGGCGCTCTCCGAACAGCCGGACGAGGTGGAGCACGAGCCGACGCCGGCGGAGGTGGACGAAGGACCCATCGACGACCTGGTCGCGTTCGACGGCTGGGGCGATCCGGAAGCCGCGCGAGAAGAGCCGCTGGCGGAATCAGTCCTGGACGCGCCCGGCGAGGGGCTCTCGCTGGTCGATCTGGACGAGGCCGACCTGAGCCTTACCGTCGACGATTCGACGCTGGAGGCGCCGACGCTCGATCCGGAACCGATAAGCGCCGCCTGGCCCGACCTCGCGGACCCTGACGCCGCGGGCGGCGAGGGACAGGAACTGAGTGGCGTCGAGACGGAGACGCTGGCCGATCTCTACGCCGCCCAGGGACTCCACGCCAGGGCCGCCGCTGTCTACCGCCGGCTGCTCGAACGCTCGCCGATGGACGCCAGGCTGCAGGCCAAGCTGTACGAGGCGGAGGCGAGGGTCGTGGGCGGCGCCTCGGAGCCGGTGCGTCCCGAGTGGGGCGAGATCCACAGGCAGACCGCTGCGCCGGACGTGGAGTTGGCGGCGGGCCCGCAGGAGGTCGAGGCCGTGTCGGCCGAGGACGCAGAGGTCGACGTCGGCGCAGAGTTCGAGGTCGGCGTTGCCGAGTCCGAGGCGGCCACCGACCGGGTCGAACTGGAGACCCCCGAAGACGCCCCGGACGACAGGCTTGACGAACCGACGTTCGCCGATCCTCACGCGTACGGGCTGGACGAGGAGACCGAGCTGGGGGCCGCCTGGGTCGAGCCGGGCGCCTTGGGCGACGAGGACGCGCCCAGCGCGGAGCCGGACCCGGTCGACGGCATCGCTGTGGACGCCACGGCCGACGAAGGCGGAGAGCCCGGCGCCCTCTGGACCGGGGAGGACTTCGGCGGCACGGCGTTCGAAGTCGACGGGAACGGCCCCGATCTGGCCGCGGAGGTCGCTGGCGGCGTGGACGAGACGCCACAGGCGGCGGAGGCCGAGGGTGGCGAGCCGGAGGAGCCTGGCGAAGACGCACCGCTGGAGGAAGCAGCGCTGTCCGCGGCGCTGGCGGGTGCGCTCGGGACGGAGGAGGTCAGGATCCGCGACGAGCTGCGCGGCCTGATAGCGTGGTCGAAGCCCGCGCAGGGTGCGCCGGAGGCAGACGCGCCCGCGCCAGTAGCGGAGGCCGAGCGCGCGCCGGCTGTGGAGGAGGTGCGGCCACCGCCGGCCGACGCCTCGGCGGCGCGCGGACCCGCTACCCTGGCGCCGGTCGACCTGGATGCGGAGCCGTGGGCGGACAGCCCGTCCTCCCTCGACATCGCCGGCGGGGACTCGATCCTGGAATTGGGGGAGGCGGACCTGGTGCGATCTTCCGGCCCGGCGGACACGGGCTCGCCGCAAGAGGAGGACGGCGAGATCGGCGAGATAGCGCGCTCGCTGCTGGACGCCTCGGTCGAACCGACGGCCGACGAGGCAGCCGAAAGCGCCGGATCGGAAGACGACGAAGAGGTGGAGGTTTTCCGATCCTGGCTGCGGAGTCTCAAGAAGTGA
- the aroQ gene encoding type II 3-dehydroquinate dehydratase → MKIGVLHGPNLNLLGTREPTLYGTVTLAEIDERVARLGGDLGVEVLAFQSNHEGELLDWVHGAGPESAGFVVNAGAYTHTSVALLDALRGVGRPFVEVHLTNTLARAEVRRHSVLAEHAVGVIAGFGARSYELGLRALIDYLRESTSGPAGPMPGGG, encoded by the coding sequence GTGAAGATTGGCGTGCTTCACGGCCCGAATCTCAACCTCCTGGGAACGCGCGAGCCGACCTTGTACGGGACGGTGACGTTGGCCGAGATCGACGAGAGGGTCGCGCGCCTCGGCGGCGACCTGGGCGTCGAGGTTCTCGCGTTCCAGTCGAATCACGAGGGCGAGTTGCTGGACTGGGTGCACGGCGCGGGACCCGAGAGCGCGGGCTTCGTGGTGAACGCCGGCGCCTACACACACACGAGCGTAGCGCTGCTGGACGCCCTGAGGGGCGTTGGCCGGCCGTTCGTGGAGGTACACCTGACGAATACTCTGGCGCGCGCAGAAGTACGCCGACATTCCGTTCTGGCCGAACACGCGGTGGGCGTGATCGCCGGATTCGGCGCGCGCAGCTACGAGCTTGGTCTCCGCGCGCTGATCGACTACCTGCGCGAATCGACGTCCGGCCCAGCGGGGCCGATGCCGGGGGGAGGATGA
- the accB gene encoding acetyl-CoA carboxylase biotin carboxyl carrier protein, producing the protein MDLEFLRGLIEAVDESGIDSIEITRAGTRIRIGKTPPPAAVPAAQHIAVAAPAAEPTPAASEATNGDGASDPGWVEVHSPMVGTFYRAPAPEAPPYVDVGTRVSKGQTLCILEAMKLMNEMEAELDGVVKEILVQNGDPVEYGQALFRIEAA; encoded by the coding sequence CTGGATCTCGAGTTCCTGCGCGGCCTCATCGAGGCCGTGGACGAGAGCGGCATAGATTCGATCGAGATAACGCGGGCCGGCACGAGGATCCGCATTGGCAAGACGCCGCCGCCGGCGGCGGTGCCTGCGGCGCAGCACATCGCGGTCGCGGCACCGGCCGCGGAACCGACACCCGCGGCCTCCGAAGCCACGAACGGGGATGGGGCGTCCGATCCCGGTTGGGTCGAGGTGCACTCGCCCATGGTGGGCACCTTCTACCGCGCGCCGGCCCCCGAGGCACCGCCATACGTCGACGTCGGCACCCGAGTCTCCAAGGGTCAGACACTCTGTATCCTGGAGGCGATGAAGCTGATGAACGAAATGGAGGCCGAGCTGGACGGAGTGGTGAAGGAGATCCTCGTCCAGAACGGAGACCCGGTCGAATACGGCCAGGCGCTCTTCCGGATCGAAGCTGCGTGA
- the accC gene encoding acetyl-CoA carboxylase biotin carboxylase subunit, with protein sequence MFSKVLIANRGEIALRIIRACRELGLRTVAVYSEADRESLHVRFADEDVCVGPASARESYLNVPRIIAAAEVTGAEAIHPGYGFLAENAEFAEICDRSDITFIGPRAEHIRAMGDKAAARRAMAAAGVPTVPGTEDTIEDAAEALEVAREIGFPVIVKAAAGGGGKGMRVVEDEASFAGQLQMARAEAEASFNDSSVYVEKYLSRPRHIEFQLIGDSHGRVLHLGERECSIQRRHQKLIEESPSVALTPELRERMGSAAVAGARAIGYVSAGTMEFLLTDSGEFYFMEMNTRIQVEHPVTEMVTGYDLIKEMIRVAAGEQLTMEDKSIELRGHAIECRINAEDPARNFAPSPGVIEAMHPPGGMGVRLDTHAYGGYLVPPHYDSLIAKVIVHGEDRAEAIARMRFALESFIIQGIDTTIPFLGELMRHPDFVAGDFDTKWLERLMASSGAAGGPAAG encoded by the coding sequence ATGTTCTCAAAAGTCCTGATCGCCAACCGCGGAGAAATCGCCCTGCGGATCATTCGGGCGTGCCGCGAGTTGGGCTTACGCACGGTAGCCGTCTACAGCGAGGCCGACCGCGAGTCGCTCCACGTCCGGTTCGCGGACGAAGACGTGTGCGTCGGGCCGGCGTCGGCGAGAGAGAGCTACCTCAACGTTCCGCGGATCATCGCCGCCGCGGAGGTGACGGGAGCGGAGGCGATCCACCCCGGCTACGGCTTCCTCGCCGAAAACGCGGAGTTCGCCGAGATCTGCGATCGGTCCGACATCACCTTCATCGGACCGCGCGCCGAACACATTCGGGCCATGGGGGACAAGGCCGCGGCCCGCCGAGCCATGGCCGCAGCGGGGGTCCCGACCGTGCCCGGCACCGAGGACACGATCGAAGACGCCGCTGAGGCCCTCGAGGTGGCTCGCGAGATCGGTTTCCCGGTGATCGTCAAGGCGGCCGCGGGGGGCGGAGGGAAGGGCATGCGCGTGGTGGAGGACGAGGCGTCCTTCGCCGGGCAGCTGCAGATGGCCCGGGCCGAGGCGGAAGCCTCCTTCAACGACAGCTCGGTGTACGTCGAGAAATACCTGAGCCGGCCGCGGCACATCGAGTTCCAACTGATTGGCGACAGCCACGGGCGCGTGCTGCACCTGGGCGAGCGCGAGTGCTCCATCCAGCGGCGTCACCAGAAGCTGATAGAGGAATCGCCCAGCGTGGCGCTGACGCCCGAACTGCGCGAGCGCATGGGGAGCGCGGCCGTCGCCGGTGCGCGGGCCATCGGCTACGTGTCGGCCGGGACCATGGAGTTCCTCCTGACCGACTCGGGAGAGTTCTACTTCATGGAAATGAACACGCGCATCCAGGTCGAGCACCCGGTGACCGAGATGGTCACGGGGTACGACCTGATCAAGGAGATGATCCGCGTTGCGGCCGGCGAGCAGTTGACCATGGAGGATAAGTCCATCGAGCTGCGCGGCCACGCCATCGAATGCCGCATCAACGCGGAGGACCCGGCGCGCAACTTCGCTCCCAGCCCGGGCGTGATCGAGGCCATGCATCCGCCCGGCGGAATGGGCGTGCGGTTGGACACCCACGCGTACGGCGGCTACCTGGTGCCGCCGCACTACGACTCGCTGATCGCGAAGGTCATCGTGCACGGGGAGGACCGGGCTGAAGCCATCGCGCGGATGCGCTTCGCGCTGGAATCCTTCATTATCCAGGGGATCGACACGACGATACCGTTTCTGGGTGAGCTCATGCGGCACCCGGACTTCGTGGCGGGCGACTTCGATACGAAGTGGCTGGAGCGGCTGATGGCGTCGTCGGGCGCCGCCGGCGGGCCGGCGGCAGGGTAG